Part of the Flavobacterium sp. KS-LB2 genome is shown below.
AACCAGCAACACAAAAAAGTAAAGCGGCTATGCAACAAATGCTTTCTTATGGATTGCCAATAGCGGAGCTAAAAGTCGCGGTACAAAACCAATTAGACGACCAAATTGCTCTTATAAACGGAGATAATCTGAAAACAGATTACCGTAAAGTGGTAGGAGATAATCCAGACGATATTACTGACACAAAATACGGGAACAACAATGTGATGGGGCCAGACAAGAACGAAATTCTTCACGGAACGCACGTTGCCGGAATTGTTGCTCAAACTAGAAACAATACACTTGGCGGAGACGGTGTTGCTAATAACGTTCAAATTCTTACTGTTCGTGCTGTGCCAGATGGTGATGAGTATGATAAAGATATCGCATTAGGAATTCGCTATGCAGTAGACAATGGTGCGAAAGTTATCAACGGAAGTTTTGGAAAAAGTTTTTCTCCACACAAACAATGGGTTTATGATGCGATAAAATATGCGGAGAAAAAAGATGTATTAATTGTTCACGCTGCTGGAAATGATGCGAAAGATATTGATTATGCAGAGAATTTCCCTAACGATTCTGAAGATAAAGTAACCGAGTTTGCGGATAATTTAATCACAATTGGTGCTTTGAATTTTGAATACGGTAATAAAGTGGTGGCTCGTTTTTCTAACATTGGAAAAATTAATGTTGACGTTTTTGCTCCGGGTGTAAAAATCTACGCAACAACTCCAAACAATACTTATAAATATTTACAAGGAACTTCAATGGCTGCACCAAATGCTGCCGGAGTTGCTGCATTAATTCGTTCGTATTACCCAAAATTATCTGCTCAACAAGTAAAACACATCTTAATGGATTCTGGTGTTGCTATTTCAACAGATGTTATTGTAGGAGGAAAAGCAGCTGATACGCGCTCTTTTACTACTTTGTCTAAATCAGGAAAAATAGTAAACGCATACAATGCTTTATTGATGGCTGAAAAAATGTCAAAATAAACACATTAAACTTAATTTTATGGAAGGGCAATTTGTCCTTCCATTTTTATTTCAATCAAATATGAAAAAAATAATTTTATTTTCCTTTTTCTCAATAAGTTTTGGAAGTCTTTTGGCTCAAAACACTTCGTATTGGCAACAAAAGGTCGATTATAAAATGGAGGTATCCATGGATGTAAAAACATACCAATACAAAGGAAAACAGGAATTGGTTTACACCAATAATTCTCCTGATACGTTGAGAAAAGTGTACTATCACTTATTCAATAATGCCTTTCAGCCGGGAAGCGAAATGGATGCTAGAATTCAAAGTATCAAAGATCCAGACGGCAGAATGGTCACTAAAGTAAAAGTGGGCGATAAAGAAGTCAAAGAAAGCCGAATTAAAAATTTGAAACCAAATGAAATTGGTTATTTGCGAATTTCTAATTTCAAACAGGATGGAATAGTAGCTGCTGCAAAAGAGATTGGGACTATTCTTGAAGTGACTTTGGCTCAACCTATTTTACCCAATTCAAAAACTACATTCACATTAGATTTTGATGGTCAGGTTCCCATTCAGATTCGTCGTTCTGGAAGAAATAATGCCGAAGGCGTAGAGTTGTCAATGGCACAATGGTATCCAAAACTAGCCGAATTTGACTTTGAAGGTTGGCACGCAGATCCTTACATTGCCAGAGAATTTCATGGTGTTTGGGGGAATTTTGATGTCAAAATCACGATTGATAAAAACTACGTTTTAGGTGGAACGGGTTATTTGCAAAATAAAAATGAAATTGGTTTTGGTTACCAAGATCAAGGTGTGGTTGTATCTGTACCCAAGAAAACGAAAACATTGACTTGGCATTTTAATGCACCAATGGTTCATGATTTTACTTGGGCTGCTGATAAGGATTATATTCACGATGTGGCGAAAGGGCCTAACGGAGTCGATATTCATTTCTTGTATAAAAACAATCCAAAATATATTGAAAATTGGAAAAACCTTCAGCCCAAAACAGTACAGTTGATGGAGATTTACAACAAAACGGTTGGGGAATATCCGTACAAACAATACTCTGTAATTCAAGGTGGCGATGGCGGAATGGAATATGCCATGTGTACATTGATTTTAGGGCAAGGTACTTTTGACGGCTTGCTTGGCGTAACTGCACACGAAATGGCGCACTCTTGGTTCCAACATGTTTTGGCTTCCAATGAATCCAAACACGGTTGGATGGACGAAGGGTTTACTTCGTTCCTTGAAGATTTTGGACTAAATGAAATTGCCGATAAAAAAGTAGAAAATCCATTTAAGGGAGCGTATTCAGGATATTTTTCAATGGTAAATTCAGGTAAAGAATTACCACAAGGTACGCATGCAGATCGTTTTGACGAAAATAGAGTATATAGCATTACATCGTATAGCAAAGGTGAACTTTTCCTAACTCAATTGATTTATCTAATAGGAAAAGAGAATTTGATGAAAACTTTGAAAAAGTATTACAGCGATTTTAAATTCAAACACCCTACGCCAAATGATATCAAAAGATCAGCTGAGCGAATTTCAGGTGCCAATTTAGATTGGTATTTGACAGATTGGACACAAACGACCAACACTATTGATTACGGCATCAAAGAAGTAGCAGAAAATGCAGGACAAACCAAGGTGGTTTTAGAAAGAATTGGAAGAATGCCAATGCCAATAGATTTGACTGTGGAATATACTGATGGAACATCGGAAAGTTTTTACATTCCGTTGCGCATGATGAGTTTCGAAAAAGAAAACCCTAATCCGGCAGTAAAAAGAACAGTACTTTCTGATTGGGCTTGGGCGTATCCAACGTTTGAATTCAACATTGCGAAACCCAAAGCTTCTATCAAGAAAATAACGATTGATTCAAGTGGATTAATGGCAGATTTGAAAAAGGAGAATAATACATACGAGATAAAATAATCTTTATTTTATGGATATTAAGTACAATCAAACTACTGCATCAATTGAAATCAAAGATGGTTTGAAAAATCATTTTTTTATTGTGAAATTGCTTTTGATTATAACTTTTATAAATGCAGTTTTAAATTTATCCAATCCTCAGGTAGCTTTTGGATTTATGAAATTAATTTGGTTGATTATTGGCATGATTGCTGCTTTTGGGCTTCGAAATTATTTTTTTAGAAAAACGGGTTTAGATAAAATTACAGTAGATCAAATTGTGGGAATCAAAGAGCGTGTTTCATTTAATAAAATTATATATTTTATTCAGCTGAAAAATGGAAAAACAAGAGATCTTTTAGAAGTTAAATCGGAATCACAGTTTAAGGAAGTGAAAAAGCTGCTAGCAGAAATTAGCTCAAAATAAAAAAATGCCGCAAAACATAAATTTTGCGGCATTTTTTATGCTTAGTAGATCTATTTCAAATGCTCAAGCATATCGGTAGTCATGCTTTCCAAATCAAATTTGTGTTTCCATCCCCAGTCTTTTCTGGCCTCAGCGTCATCTATACTTGCTGGCCAGCTGTCGGCTATTTTTTGACGGAAGTCCGGCTCATAAGTAATGGTAAATTCTGGAATGTGTTTCTGGATTTCGGCAGCAATCTCCGTTGGTGTAAAGCTCATGGCCGCTAGATTGTACGACGAATGAATTTTTATTTTGTCAACTGGCGCTTGCATAATTTGGATGGTCGCAGCAATCGCATCGTCCATATACATCATCGGCATTTTAGTTTCCGAGGATAAAAAACATTCGTATGTTTTATCTGAAAGTGCTTTGTGAAAAATATCCACCGCATAATCCGTAGTTCCGCCACCAGGAGGCGATGACCAGCTGATTAAACCTGGATAACGGATGCTTCTTACATCTACACCAAAGATGTTATGGTAGTATTCGCACCATCTTTCGCCAGCTTGTTTGCTGATTCCGTACACCGTTGATGGCTCCATAATCGTGTATTGAGGCGTTTTTTCTTTTGGAGTTGTGGGTCCAAAAACGGCAATACTCGAAGGCCAGAATATTTTTTTTATTTTTCCAGCTTTCGCCAAATTCAAAACATGAAATAAGGAATTCATATTCAAGTCCCAAGCAAATGCAGGGTTTTTCTCGGCTGTAGCTGATAATAAAGCAGCCATTAAGTACACATCGGTGATTTGATGCAATTCTACTAAATGTTCAATTTGATTAAAATCCAACGCATTGATGACTTCAAATGGACCGGAATTCACCACATCAATATTTAGCTTTCGGATATCCGAAGCAATTACATTTTCTGTTCCGTATAGTTGTCGTAATTTTTGGGTAAGCTCCGTTCCTATTTGGCCGCAAGCGCCAATAATCAATATTTTCGTACTCATTTTTTTCTGTTTTGAAAAACAAAGATAACGTTTTCGCAAATAACATAATTTTGATGAAAATGATTATAAAAATCTTAAAATACGCTTTAAAAACATGATAAATTAAGAAATTTATCATGTTTTTACACATAAAAATTAGTGAAGCAATATTAGATTGTTATTCGATTACTGGAATTCATTATTGTAAATTTACTTTGTAACTTTGTGCTTTAATGAAATTAAAAATGAAATACAATTTAGCCGTGTTCTTTTCGCTGATTTTCCTGTTGTTGTCTTGTAAAGATGACAATCAAAAACGCATTGCCGAGAATGAAAAAGAGATGCAAAAAAGAGAAGTCATTTTCAAAAACATAGAGAAAGGTTGGGTTTTATATAATGAGCCAGTAACCGAAGCGGGAGAGAAAAGTATCGCCTCTTGGAACGAATGGAGAATATTCCTTGCAGAATTAGCCGTAAAACCGAAAAAAACGATTGGAGCTTTTCAGCAAAAATCAAAAGCGCTTTCTAAAAAAGTGACGGCTTTGGATGATAATATACCGTATGAATACAACAAACCTCAGATAAGAAGTAGGATTTCGACTTTGATTACTAAAGTTCGATTGTTGGATTTATTCATTCATTTGGATAATATTCCAGATAAAAAAGTGACGTTGTTGGTTTCAGAAATCAACTTAGAATTGGTTTCTTTACAAAGACAAATGGATAAAATTGTCGAGAAAAGTAAAATTCCAATCGAAGAGGGAGAATCTGATCTATTAAAAATGATGGATACCACAAGAGCCATTCCTAATACACCTATAATCGACCCAAATATACCACGCGTTGAGTAAAACAGCCTTATACAATACCTACGATAATTCGCCAAAAACCCAGCAAATTGTTGCTCGTTTAGTAGAAAATAATCAAGTCAAAATGCACTTAACTGGTTTGTTGGGTTCTGCATTTTCATTCGTGATTCGCTCGATTTTCAAGAAATCCGAGCTTCCTTTTTTACTAGTTTTAAACAATAAAGAAGAAGCTGCCTATTATTTGAATGACTTGGAACAAATGATTGGTGAGCAAGACGTTCTGTTTTATCCGGGCTCTTTTCGCCGTCCTTATGAAATTGAAGATACGGATAATGCCAATGTTTTGCTTCGCGCCGAAGTATTAAACCGAATCAATTCCCGCAAGAAACCCGCTGTTATTGTCACCTATCCCGAAGCCTTATTCGAGAAAGTAGTGACCCGAAAAGAATTGGATAAAAACACGTTGAAAGTTGCTGTTGGCGACAAGATTTCTATCGATTTTATAAACGAAGTTTTGTTTGAATACGAGTTCAAAAGAGTCGATTTTATTACAGAACCAGGAGAGTTTTCGGTTCGTGGAGGAATTGTTGATGTGTTTTCATTTTCGAATGATAATCCGTACCGAATCGAGTTTTTTGGAGACGAAGTGGAGAGCATTCGAACCTTTGATGTAGCCACGCAATTGTCTATTGAAACACAAAAAAAGATTACGATAATCCCAAATGTGGAAAACAAAGTTTTTCAGGAAAACCGAGAAAGTTTCTTGGATTATATTTCGGAGAAAACCGTAATTTTTATTCAGAACACCGAAGATTTTTTAGCACAATTAGACAAACAATTTGGCAAAGCCGAAGAAGCTTTCGCAAAATTGTCGCAGGAAATAAAGCGGTCTTCGCCGGAACAATTGTTTTTGAATCAAACGGAATTTATAAAAAGAGCGTTGGATTTTTCGATTGTTGAATTGAGTTCGAAAGCTATTTTTAGAACCACCAAAAAATTTGAATTTCACATTCAGCCACAACCGTCGTTCAATAAACAGTTTGATTTGTTGCTGAATAATCTGAATGAAAATCATTTTAACGGATACAAAAATTACTTATTTTGCTCGAATGACGCCCAAGCGAAACGATTTCATGATATTTTTGAAACGTTGGACGAAGCGAATTCTGAGAATATCCGCAAGCAATATCACACCGTTGTTTTGCCTTTGTACCAAGGATTTATTGACGAAGAAAATCAAATAACCTGTTACACGGACCATCAAATTTTTGAACGCTACCATAAATTCAGCATCAAAAATGGCTATTCGAAAAAACAGAATATTACTCTAAAAGAACTCACGACTTTATCCGTTGGCGATTATGTAACTCACATCGATCACGGAATTGGGCGTTTTGGAGGGTTGCAAAAAATACAAGTCGAAGGCAAAACACAAGAAGCCATCAAGCTCGTTTATGCCGATAATGATATTGTGTATGTGAGTATTCATTCACTGCACAAAATTTCAAAATACAACGGAAAAGACGGAACACCACCCAAAATTTACAAATTGGGGTCGAATGCCTGGAAGATTTTAAAACAAAAAACTAAGGCTAGAGTCAAACATATTGCATTTAATCTGATTCAGTTGTATGCCAAAAGAAGACTCGAAAAAGGATTCCAGTTTGCGCCTGACAGTTATTTGCAAAATGAACTTGAAAGTTCCTTTATTTACGAAGATACACCGGACCAAACCAAATCAACGGCAGAAGTAAAAGCCGATATGGAAAGCGATCGTCCAATGGATCGCTTGGTTTGTGGTGATGTAGGTTTTGGTAAAACGGAAGTTGCCATTCGGGCTGCATTTAAAGCAGTTGACAATAGCAAACAAGTAGCAATTTTGGTTCCTACCACTATTTTAGCCTACCAACATTTTAGAACTTTTACAGAACGATTGAAAGATATGCCGGTTTCAATTGGCTATTTGAATCGTTTTAGAACAGCAAAACAGAAAGCAGAAACACTAAAATTATTAGCCGAAGGAAAACTGGATATTGTCATTGGAACGCACCAGTTGGTCAACAAAAATGTAGTTTTCAAAGACCTTGGATTGCTGATTGTAGATGAGGAGCAAAAATTTGGTGTCAATGTAAAAGATAAACTCAAGACGATTGCTGCTAACGTGGATACATTGACACTAACAGCAACGCCAATCCCAAGAACTTTACAGTTTTCACTGATGGCAGCGCGCGATTTATCAGTAATTACGACGCCTCCGCCAAACAGATATCCTATTGAAACAAATGTAGTAGGTTTTAGTGAAGAGATGATTCGGGACGCGATTTCGTATGAGATTCAGCGAAACGGACAGGTTTTCTTCATCAATAACCGAATCGAAAATATCAAAGAAGTGGCCGGAATGATTCAGCGTTTGGTCCCAAATGCCAGAGTCGGAATTGGTCACGGCCAAATGGATGGTAAGAAACTAGAGGAATTAATGCTCGCTTTCATGAACGGAGAATTTGATGTTTTGGTGGCAACCACCATTATCGAAAGCGGATTAGACGTTCCCAATGCGAATACGATTTTTATCAATAATGCGAATAATTTTGGATTGTCTGATTTGCATCAAATGCGCGGTCGAGTAGGAAGAAGCAACAAGAAAGCGTTTTGTTATTTTATTTGTCCGCCGTATTCAGCCATGACCGATGATGCCAGAAAACGTATTCAAGCTTTGGAACAATTTAGTGAATTGGGAAGCGGATTTAATATTGCGATGAAAGATTTGGAGATTCGTGGTGCCGGAGATTTATTGGGTGGCGAGCAAAGTGGTTTTATCAATGAGATTGGTTTTGATACGTACCAAAAAATCATGAATGAAGCCATTGATGAATTGAAAGAAAATGAATTTAAGGATCTGTATCCCGAAGAAAGTAATATCGAAACGAAAGAATACGTCAAAGATTTGCAAATTGACACTGATTTTGAGTTGTTGTTTTCAGATGAATACATCAATAATGTTTCGGAGCGATTGAGTTTGTACAATGAATTAGGCGCTGTAAAGAATGAAGAAGAATTAATCATTTTCCAAAACAAATTGATTGACCGTTTTGGTCCAATGCCGCCTCGTGCCAAAGCGTTAATGAATAGTATCCGAATCAAATGGATTGCAACCCGTCTTGGAATCGAGAAATTAGTCATGAAACAAGGCAAGATGATTGGGTATTTCATTTCGGATCAACAATCAGATTATTACCAATCCAAACGCTTCAATCAAGTGTTGCAATTTGTACAAAAACATCCTAATTTATGTAAAATGAAAGAAAAGCAAACGCCGGCTGGATTGCGTCTTTTGTTGACTTTTGATAATGTAAAAAATACCAGAACAGCGCTAGAGTTTATGGAGTTGTTGGGAGGGGAATGATTAAAGTTAATTTATGATTTTAAAACCATTTAGAAAATTAAGGTTAAAAGTAGTATTGCTTTGTGGAATTTAATTTTTGAAAGTTTGAATAAAATAAAAAAGCTTCCAGCCTTTTGAGGATTGGAAGCTTTTTTATATAATAGAATTTTTATTAATTCTTCAAATCCTTAATTACTTTAAAAGCAACATCAACTTGTTCTTCGCTCACTAATATGGTGAATTCATTAGAAGTCGAAATTACTTCATTGATGATGATTCCTTCCCAAGCCAAACGTTGAAAAATGAAATAGTAAATTCCAGGAACAACAATATTTTCTTTGGGTAATTTTACCGTAATCGAAGCCAGATTGTCTAGTTTTTGAATCAATTTCTCATTAGCAAAATGCTTGTCAACTAGGTGATTGATGCTATTGCTTACCACAATATTAGTTTCATTTACGCCTCTAGATGAAGTATAAAAAATATCTGGTAGCGAATTAATATCTGTAATTAAGTCCGCTTGTTTGTTTAAAACGGTTTCCGAGGCTGCAAAAGTATAATCCGTCAAAGCGGAACGAACAGTAATTTCCCCTATGTTTTTGATGACTTTGTTAATCTTATGATTTAACCTGAAGTCTAACTCTTCTGTTAATCTTTTTAAAGCCATTACAACAGCTCCTTGTTTTACTTCTTTGCCAAATTCACTTTCTAATTCAGTCATTATATTTCTGGATAATGACGTTAAATTGATAATTCCAAGCGATAATGCATTCAATAAAAAAGGCTTTGTTTTGATGTAATTTTCTACAATAGAAGAAACAGTTTTCATAATTCCTAAGGTTTTTTAGTTAGTTAGAGGTGTAAGTTTAGTTATGTTGTGTGTTAAAAACACAGCAAATATAAATAAAAAAACAATTTGTTACAAATGTAACATCAATAAAAAGTAATTAAAAGTGATAAAAAGCATCGATAAGGTGCTCAATTACAAAAGATTTACCTTCTCTATGGATGGCAATTATGTCAAAACGGACTTCAATGTCTAAATTTCTTTCGTTGACAAATGCATCAACGGCCTTTACAAGAAGCTGGATTTTTTTGGGTTTTACAAAATCTTGTGGTAAGCCAAATTCTAATGAAGAACGGGTTTTGACTTCAATAACTGCGAGTGTATTTCCTTTTTGGGCAAGAATATCTATTTCGGCTTTTTGGAACGTCCAGTTGGTTTCCAAAATAGAATATCCGTCTTTCCTTAGAAATTCGACGGCCATTTCTTCTCCTAATTTTCCGAGTTCGTTATGTTCCGCCATTCAAAAATTTTGTTTTAAGGTTTAAAACTTCTGCAATTAAAAATCGAATTCCCTTTATTCAAAAACCAGCGTACTGCATTTTTCATTGACATTTAGAGTCACATTATTCCCTAAAATCAAGGCTCTATTGTCTTGGATATGACCTGCAGGAAAATTATACAAGACAGGAATATTGTATTTTCTAGTGACATCCTCGATAATTTCAATGGCATTTTTCCCCCACGGAATATCGTTGTCCTTCATTTTTGTCATAGAACCCACAACAATTCCTTTGATACTTTCCAGACATCCATTTCGTTTCAAATTCATCATCATGCGATCAATGTGATATAAATATTCGTCTAAATCTTCTATAAACAAGATTTTATCAGAACAGTCAATTGCGGATGGAGAACCAAACAAACTGTATAGAATCGATAAATTTCCACCTACTAATTCTCCGGTAGCTTTTCCTGGTCTGTTCATCAGGAAAGGGTCTATTTCGTACGATAATTTTTCACCAAATAACGCAATTCGCATAGTTTCTATCGCTTGCGGAGTTGCTCTTGGAGCGGTTATTGGCATGATTCCGTGAATGGATTTGAAACCCATTGTATTTAAATGATTGTGTAAAACGGTCACATCGCTAAAACCAACAATCCATTTCGGATTTTTTTTGAAGGCAGTAAAATCCAATAAATCAATCATGCGTACAGTTCCGTATCCGCCTTTTACACACCAGATTGCTTTTATATTTGGATTGTCTAGTTGCTGCTGAAAATCGGCGGCACGTTGTTCGTCAGTTCCGGCTAATTGATCGTTGTCTAAACCTATGGTGCTGCCTATGACTACTTCCAGTCCCCAACTGTGCAACAAATCGATGGCGGGTTTCAGGTTGTCATCTATATTTTTTCTGGCTGTTGCCAAAATTGCTACGGTATCTCCTTTTTGTAAACTTGGTGGTGTAATCATTTTGTATTGGGCTTGACTGTTGAAAGATTGTAAAACAAAAATAAGGGATAGAAATTTATATAAAACACGACAGCGTAATGTAAAAGTAAATCGGTTTGCATTCATGTTGTATTGTTTTTCTAAAATAATTGGAGTTATGGAGTCTTTGTAAGACAAAAACAAAGATAGACAATTAGAAAATAATTTTAAGTTCACTACCAAATGACTATTTTTACAATAAACAGATTCAAAAAAGGAATCTAATCACCGACTGGAAATAAATAACACTTATGAGAATTACGCACTGGATTCCTATTCTTTTTTTATTTTTTCCAATAGCAAAAGCTACTGCGCAACAGAAAAAATACGTCATTCATACGGTGGCATTTTACAATTTCGAAAACCTTTTTGATACCATAAATGATCCAGATACTTTTGATGAAGAATGGACGCCAATGGGTTTGCAACGTTGGACATTTGATAAATACGAAAAGAAACTGGGGAATTTAGCCCGCGTTTTATCTGAAATTGGTTCAGCTGAAAATACTGATTCGCCCACATTTATTGGCGGATGCGAGATTGAAAACCGAGGAGTTTTGGAAGATTTAGTCAAGCAACCCAAATTAATCGAGAAAGATTACGGAATCATTCATTTTGATTCGCCAGACAAAAGAGGAATCGATGTGGCGTTGTTGTACCAAAAAAAGAAATTCCAGCCCACGAGTTACAGTAATATTCCGTTGTACATTTATAAAGAAGGAACTTTCACGCAAGAAAGTTCCAAAGCCAGTTCCGAGGAAAAAACAGATGATGAATTGCAAATAAGCACCAAAAATTATCGGGTTTACACACGAGATCAGCTTTTAGTGACCGGATTTCTGGACGGAGAGGAAATTAATATCATAGTGAACCATTGGCCGTCCCGCTCTGGCGGTGAGAAAAAATCAAGTCCGTTTCGCGAAGCTGCTGGTGCTTTAAACCGAAAAATAATTGATTCCCTGCAACGCATAAATCCAAATGCAAAAGTGATTACGTTGGGTGATTTGAATGATGGTCCGTATAATAAAAGTGTCAAATTAGGGCTTGGTGCCAAAGCTAAAAAAGCAGAGGTTCAGCCATTTGGAATTTATAATCCATTCGAAGAAATGGCCAAAAAAGGATTTGGAACCATCGCATTTCGGGATGCTTGGGATGTTTTTGACCAAATAATGGTTTCAGAAACTTTACTGCAATCAGACTTTTCGAGTTTTAGATATTGGAAAGCCGGAATTTATAACAAGTCATTTTTGATACAAACCAGCGGGCAATACAAAGGCTATCCGTTGCGACATTCTAACACCGAAATTGGGTTTAGCGATCATTTCCCAGTGTATATTTATTTGATTAAGGAAAAAAAATAACGATTTATTATTTCATAACTTTACATTTAAAATAAAAATCATGGCAATTGCAAAACCTTTCAACCTCAATAAATGGATTAACGAAAACCGTCATCTCCTAAAACCACCCGTTGGTAATAGAAACTTGTACAGGGAATCCGGTGATTATATCGTAATGATTGTTGCGGGTCCAAACGCCCGAAAAGACTATCATTACAACGAAACCGAAGAGTTATTTTACCAACTTGAAGGCACCATCAAAGTGATTATTCAAGAAGATGGTGTGCGCAAAGAAATGGAATTGCGTGCCGGTGATATGTACCTTAATCCTGCTAAAATCCCGCATTCTCCGGTGCGTTCTGAAGGTTCTATTGGACTTGTCATTGAACGAAAAAGAGCTGGAAAAGGATATACGGATGGTTTATTATGGTTTTGCGATACCTGCAATCACAAGCTGCACGAGGTTTATTTTGAACTGCAGAATATAGAGAATGATTTCCTGCCTCACTTTGAGCATTTTTATAATTCAGAAAAGTTGAGAACCTGCGAAAAATGTGGCAGTATAATGGAAACAGATCCAAGATTTGTTGCCAAAAAATAATTTAATGCTGAATTTATTTCAGTATTAGGAGCTATTTACTTCGTCAGTTCGCTTCGCTCATGCCCCGCTATCCGTTCTATTTTTTGTGGTCTCGTTTTTTTACGATACCACAAAAGGATGCCACTACTATTGCGGCTAAAAAGCGTAAAATAAAAGTAGCAATGTTTAGTTTTTCACCTTAAATCAATATATTTGTAAAAAAATATAACAATTTTTAATAAAAAAGTTACAATGATAACAATAGCAGATCAATTCGGAATCAAAGAAGCCCTTAAGCAATTAGGGATTGAGGAGATAAATGAAGGAACATCAACTGGAGCAGCTAATTTTGCCAACGGAAAAATCATCGAAAGTTATTCGCCAGCAGATGGGACTTTAATTGGAAAAGTAAAAACGTCTTCTAAAGAAGATTATGAAAAAGCAATGCAAAAAGCTTCGGAAGCGTTTTTAGAATGGCGTATGGTTCCAGCTCCAAAAAGAGGTGATATCGTTCGT
Proteins encoded:
- a CDS encoding aspartate kinase — translated: MKTVSSIVENYIKTKPFLLNALSLGIINLTSLSRNIMTELESEFGKEVKQGAVVMALKRLTEELDFRLNHKINKVIKNIGEITVRSALTDYTFAASETVLNKQADLITDINSLPDIFYTSSRGVNETNIVVSNSINHLVDKHFANEKLIQKLDNLASITVKLPKENIVVPGIYYFIFQRLAWEGIIINEVISTSNEFTILVSEEQVDVAFKVIKDLKN
- a CDS encoding YraN family protein, with amino-acid sequence MAEHNELGKLGEEMAVEFLRKDGYSILETNWTFQKAEIDILAQKGNTLAVIEVKTRSSLEFGLPQDFVKPKKIQLLVKAVDAFVNERNLDIEVRFDIIAIHREGKSFVIEHLIDAFYHF
- a CDS encoding S66 peptidase family protein, coding for MITPPSLQKGDTVAILATARKNIDDNLKPAIDLLHSWGLEVVIGSTIGLDNDQLAGTDEQRAADFQQQLDNPNIKAIWCVKGGYGTVRMIDLLDFTAFKKNPKWIVGFSDVTVLHNHLNTMGFKSIHGIMPITAPRATPQAIETMRIALFGEKLSYEIDPFLMNRPGKATGELVGGNLSILYSLFGSPSAIDCSDKILFIEDLDEYLYHIDRMMMNLKRNGCLESIKGIVVGSMTKMKDNDIPWGKNAIEIIEDVTRKYNIPVLYNFPAGHIQDNRALILGNNVTLNVNEKCSTLVFE
- a CDS encoding endonuclease/exonuclease/phosphatase family protein, producing MRITHWIPILFLFFPIAKATAQQKKYVIHTVAFYNFENLFDTINDPDTFDEEWTPMGLQRWTFDKYEKKLGNLARVLSEIGSAENTDSPTFIGGCEIENRGVLEDLVKQPKLIEKDYGIIHFDSPDKRGIDVALLYQKKKFQPTSYSNIPLYIYKEGTFTQESSKASSEEKTDDELQISTKNYRVYTRDQLLVTGFLDGEEINIIVNHWPSRSGGEKKSSPFREAAGALNRKIIDSLQRINPNAKVITLGDLNDGPYNKSVKLGLGAKAKKAEVQPFGIYNPFEEMAKKGFGTIAFRDAWDVFDQIMVSETLLQSDFSSFRYWKAGIYNKSFLIQTSGQYKGYPLRHSNTEIGFSDHFPVYIYLIKEKK
- a CDS encoding 3-hydroxyanthranilate 3,4-dioxygenase, translating into MAIAKPFNLNKWINENRHLLKPPVGNRNLYRESGDYIVMIVAGPNARKDYHYNETEELFYQLEGTIKVIIQEDGVRKEMELRAGDMYLNPAKIPHSPVRSEGSIGLVIERKRAGKGYTDGLLWFCDTCNHKLHEVYFELQNIENDFLPHFEHFYNSEKLRTCEKCGSIMETDPRFVAKK